The following coding sequences lie in one Musa acuminata AAA Group cultivar baxijiao chromosome BXJ1-8, Cavendish_Baxijiao_AAA, whole genome shotgun sequence genomic window:
- the LOC135586037 gene encoding proteasome subunit alpha type-5-like isoform X3: MRHQGSGSEGADSCLQEQYNKDLTLQLAETTALSILKQVMEEKVTPNNVDVVKVAPFYIILLPRWKLSSIGSDT; encoded by the exons GTTCTGGTTCTGAAGGAGCGGATAGTTGTTTGCAAGAGCAATATAACAAG GACCTAACTCTTCAACTAGCTGAAACGACAGCTCTTTCCATACTGAAGCAAGTGATGGAAGAAAAA GTAACACCAAACAATGTTGATGTTGTGAAGGTGGCTCCTTTTTATATTATTCTCCTTCCGAGGTGGAAGCTGTCATCAATCGGCTCAGATACCTGA
- the LOC135586037 gene encoding proteasome subunit alpha type-5-like isoform X2, whose amino-acid sequence MRHQVIGSGSEGADSCLQEQYNKDLTLQLAETTALSILKQVMEEKVTPNNVDVVKVAPFYIILLPRWKLSSIGSDT is encoded by the exons TTATAGGTTCTGGTTCTGAAGGAGCGGATAGTTGTTTGCAAGAGCAATATAACAAG GACCTAACTCTTCAACTAGCTGAAACGACAGCTCTTTCCATACTGAAGCAAGTGATGGAAGAAAAA GTAACACCAAACAATGTTGATGTTGTGAAGGTGGCTCCTTTTTATATTATTCTCCTTCCGAGGTGGAAGCTGTCATCAATCGGCTCAGATACCTGA
- the LOC135586037 gene encoding proteasome subunit alpha type-5-B-like isoform X1, whose amino-acid sequence MRHQDISLIHLAHFWQCNAKVIGSGSEGADSCLQEQYNKDLTLQLAETTALSILKQVMEEKVTPNNVDVVKVAPFYIILLPRWKLSSIGSDT is encoded by the exons ATATTTCACTGATCCATCTGGCACATTTTTGGCAATGCAATGCAAAAGTTATAGGTTCTGGTTCTGAAGGAGCGGATAGTTGTTTGCAAGAGCAATATAACAAG GACCTAACTCTTCAACTAGCTGAAACGACAGCTCTTTCCATACTGAAGCAAGTGATGGAAGAAAAA GTAACACCAAACAATGTTGATGTTGTGAAGGTGGCTCCTTTTTATATTATTCTCCTTCCGAGGTGGAAGCTGTCATCAATCGGCTCAGATACCTGA